The window TGCAGCctctacagcagcagcagcctccTCCAGGTCCTAGTGCCCGCTCGGTAGGAAGTAATTTATTTAGGGGGGGCGCTATTGTTACGCTAATAAATTGAAAAGTAGAATACACAAATATCTTTCAAGACTTACCTCACAGGTGAACCAGCCCATTAAGACACAatttctcatcatttactcaccctcgtgaactaaccctttaaatgtggtGTGTCTTGGTGGGCTGGCCTACCTGTGAGACAAGACTTGACAGTGCACAATGCACTCAGTTTTTGTTGTAATACATTAtattatgttgtttttattgccatatGGTAAAGCTGATTTTCTTATGTTCTTTAGTTGCAGTTCTGTTTGACTTGGAGAAATTTGGAGACCATCATGATCCTTCTGACTCCTACATCTGGTATGTAGATTAATCACAGTATATGCAAAACAGTGCTACATTTCATTTGTGCTCCCTGCACAGCCAAGAAAATGGCTGTTTGTTATATTTGGGATTGTTAATTATGAGTGGCACTAGCTGTGTTTCTGCGGTCAGTAATGGTTGGCACAAGATTGAAAGTAAAGCGTGGACTTCCTCATATGCTGAGGAAAGTTCTAGAGCTTTAGAGCCTAGGTTGCACTTTAACTCAGTATGACTTATGGTGGTATTTCTCCTGAAGTTGCTTAGACTTTTTAACTTACCTATTTACACCGTGGTTCAGTTACGCAACTTAAGTGATGTGTGCCCTCTGGACAGTATTAGACAGTGTTCTAGAAACAGATAAACGTTAATCCTGTCAATCCGGGCTTCTGTCACATGGAGCAGAGGAACTAGACATGCAAGAAAACCTTTGGGAATGGCTACTTGGGGTCTTTTAGCAAAAGTTAGTTGATATGCTCTTTGATGTTCCTGTCAATTGTTAAGATTACACTGCCACAACAAAAGGAGGTATTTTCCTTGCATCACCTCATACTTTTAGACTTTGAACTAAGTTCTAGCTCTTTCTCTAGGTAATATGTAATTTGAGCTTTCGTAATATCTATCTAGATTTATCTAAATGTCTGTAAACAGGAAGCTCCACATTTATTATGTATCATAACAGTGGCACAAGCAGATGACAATGCATTACTAGGAATTCTGAATCCCACTTatcttaaagtgcccctattatgctattttaaaggtttctaattttgttttggaggtctcctacaataggtttacatgcatccaagttcaaaaaacacttttattttctcataatattgcacatcacctcatttctcaaagagtctgaaaCTATATGTTCGAAGATCCTGTCTCTCAAAACCCATCCTTTCCcaagcctactctgctctgattggtcagatggcccagtcttgTTGTCATTGGGCTACCACTTACAGCACATGTCGGAATCGAAAcgcccattaccatatctgaatttcaacTCCAGAGGCTTCTTCAATCCTCAGTGATTGTACACACTGTCAGGACAGTAACAATGGCATTGATTTTACCCTACCAATTTGAGACTGAGGTAGATGATGAAACATTGGAAGAACTAGTTGATCAACCCAAACCTCCATCACAAGAACAACTTGAGCATGACGTTTCTAGTGGTAAGTTTTTACTTAGTTTGCCGTACATTATGAGATGTAATTCTTTAATTCCTCTACATCAGCATTAACAACTGTATTTCCATCAACAAACCGATGTGTATATTTCTAATTTGTTGAAGTGCACATGTGGAAACTGTATccttaactgtaaaaataacGGAACATACGTTAGCCCAGCACTAACGTGAATGACTGATGTAACATTATAGTTTGTAAACCATCCTCCATCCTTTATCATAACTCAAGGTagtaagaaatattaatttccatCAATTTTAGGTAATAGTGGGCCCACAGTTGAAAAGCAGAACTATTTCAGCAAGACAGTAACATAGGTTAGCCGGTTAGCTAGTTCACTGGGTGTACACAGTATGAAACACAAAACTAAGTATTTTGAACACTCAGTagaaaatatttacattaataatgaatcatacttacaggttgtgATTCAGAGGAGCAAGTTGGCGTTTTGCAAATCCCGAGTTGACCTCGCCCAGATTTAAGAAGCAGTCGTCAGTAAAATGACACAACAAAAGGTCATATTGCTGTGATAATTTTAACCAGAATTTGCTTTAGCAGTGCAGAAAACATCATCGTCTCgacatgtcgacaacacaaaccaactacagtgtttgagggtgggTCCAAGTAGATATTGTTTGTGGGCAGCCAGTGAAGACCATAGgatggcattatgcaaatttgtttcaTACAGGTACGTAAATATGTTAtggaagtaagactggaattactgatgacTCGTTTCGACTGTTTAAAAttgattctttctttttggagacaataactttatttgtcatacgctttgatctttaaaattttgcagaccttttacttTCACAAacttacacactacatgaaagcaTAATATGGGCACtttaatttaagaaatataaaaaGGCATTACTTTCATAGTTTACTACAACACTGTCATGCCACATTTCATCAGTCCAATATTGGTGTATTTTGCATCATTTTGTGaggcattttgttttgtgaaacttaatataattatttttcacatataatAGGCCATCCTGATTTTAATTAAAATCctttttgcatatatatatttactgtaaaaatgaaaagttaCTTCAGACACTATTTGGTTGCACTATAATAGGTATATACACTATTGTTTGGGGGTTTGGGGTTGGAAagtgtcttatgctcaccaaggctgcatttatttaatcaaacatacggtaaaaaagtaatattgagaaatattattgcaatttaaaataactgttttctatttcaatatataaTTTCTGTGATGacgaagctgaattttcagcagccattactccagtcttcactaCCAATATAATCCATATTTACTTACTAACTAAAGCTACTTACTTTAAGCAGCTTTATTAATTTAGGTTATGTTTTTTTCAATGGATATCTCACATGCTTTAATAACCCTTACAGACTTtatagaaaacatttgaaatgagaGGTCTAATTCCcttaatatacaaataaacatcAAGCTCTATGGTGAATTCTGTTTGTTGGCATGTGCTGTGTCTCATTGACTGTTTTCTTTCAGATGAAGATTCGGTTGAAATCGACTGGCTTTGGAATCACATCAAGTTCAGGTTACAAAACACAATAGTAGGAACCCTtccttaaaggtgaagtgtgtgatTTACTTCATCAGTTTAATATGAAGAAACGGCTACAATAAGCCTTTTTTGTTGACTCCCCCTAAAAATGTAAACACAGTGGTTTTGTGACACTATCAAAACATCGGTCTGTTGGTTTGAGCAGTTTTACATAGCAACTttggctcaaccaatggtgtTGGTTTGGAGCAGAGCTGTCTGTTTTCCTGACCAGTGGAAGATGTTCGTTTGCTAGTGacacagaaattacacacttcacctttaaaacattttgatgTCGTTGTGAATGCTATAGGCAAGATTTTTTGTATTACTTAGCTTAAATTTTTTTACACATAATGACACATGTGCATGTGTTCTTGCATGCTTCCCTCACCTTGAAAAGCAGCACATGCCAAAGAATGAAAGTTGACATGCAAAGAAAATTGCAGGGATTGTCATGTGTTTTGTCATATAAAATCTGCAAATGGGGGACTCGAATCTCCACGAGCATTCCAATGATGGTCTTTGATAGCTTattgaataatgaataaaatgtgacaAATGATAATGTGGATTTCTCTAgcaaaatacacattcatcCACTTGAGATGTTCATTTAGATTTTATGCCCACTGATTTGCTTCAACACAAAGACTTGTTTGTGTGACTTCATTGAAAATCACAGCAGTGTTCCAGCGGCAAAACAGTCTTGGTCACACTTAAGGAAAAGAACTAGAATTTTAACAAGTCTTTCTTGCTTATTTACCTGTTTTGCGAACATTTACTGTTAATATTCTTTTACTTTTGTCGTACAGTGTGAACCTGAATATATAGCTTTCATCTTTATAGTGTAACAATTTCAGTAGCTGGATGAAATTGTATCAGGTGCTTGaatgcagtaaaaaaaattgCCATTAAAATGGTTGATTACTAAAAGATTAATAAGAATGCTGCTTTAAGATTTGAATCTGCAGTGCACTGCATGATTGCCAGTTGTTGTGGGTGTGAGCAAGCATAACTTCTTTTACAAAGACAGACATCTCATTGTAAAAATGGTTATGTCAGCCATTTTTAAGACTCCCTCAATCAACTGATTGCTGAACACTTTCGAAACACTATCGTCAAAACAACACTGGATTCTCTATTATCCAAATGAACCGAACTCTTGATGTCAATCGGGTGCGCGCCAAAAATGCGGTGTGCACCAAACTCGGGTGCATACCAAAAGTGCATGTGTGAACACCTTAAAAGTTTAAAGATTTgtacaaattatttaaatttgtttaaagATTGTATTTGTTGTGTGAACATAGCCTTTTTACAGAGCTTTAGTTTCAGATTAGAGGGCTAATGGTTATAGATCAATGTAATGCCTGAAATGTAAATGAATCATAACACAGgtactgttttttttccaaaacatcTTTCTATTTTCTGTTGAAATCGTGTAATTTGCTATGGTAATAGTGCTTTGTAGATTTAGTGCACAGTGGGATGAATAGTCATTTGTAATCACATTGGGTGTTTGATAACAAATAAGTGATCAAGAGTTTCTTTTGGTAAATGTATGTCTTTTTTATACCTCAGCATGTTGTTTTGAATGACGTAATTACTGTCTAATTGAAATGTCAAATATTGTTcagtgcttgtttttttttccattacatgttttttttttttatgaaaatgtttttcattacTACAATGATTTGTCTTAACCTTAtttcaaaattatagttttaaaATTATAGTTATCCCAACTGACTGAGGTGGAGACGAGGGTGGTTGAGACTCAGGCAGAGCCGAAGACCCAGGGCAACGCCGTTGTACTGGTGGCCTGAGGCAGAACTACAGGCTTGCAGGACCGAGGTAGAGATGGGGACTCGGCAGACAGTGGTGGACCTGGAGGGAACGAGGACAACGGTAGAGCCTGAGGGAAGGAAGAGCCTGATGGAGGCAAAGGGGTGGAGGGACAAGGCGTAGCTGAAGGACTGGAAGTCCGTGGCGCAACCAGGGTGATGACTGACCAAAGAGGAGCCAGAGGGATGAGGGAGCCTGGCGGAGCTTGAGGGATGACAGACCACAGTGGAGCTGAAGGAGCGTAGAGCCAAGGTGGAGCCAATGGGTCGACAGGGCAAAGTGAAGTCCGGGGCTGGGAGGCTTGAGGTGGAGCCAAAAGATTTATCACAACGGCAACAAAACAGACCTGGTGCTGGGCGACAAAACAGACTGCAGCATCAATGACGACCAAGACTTGGAACTGGCTGACGAAGGAGACTTTGACCTGGACAACAAAGTAGACTTAGAACTGGACGACGAATGAGACTTGAAACTGATCCTTTCACATTCTTCAAAAGGAACAGTAGGTGTCAAATTCATCATATTCACCCTTAGCTTGTGGAATATGTGCGGGGCTCCACTCCATGCCCTCATACTCTATTATTACCAACTCAGGCACGGACACAGGGATCGGatcacacacctggtcagactcCTTTTCCAGCTTGAGCTTCGGGACGACTGTGGCCTCAAGGGTACACTCTATGAAGGAAATGGTGTCCAGCTCACACACTTTGTCAGATTCGGCTCTCCTAGCTACCGGGTCTGGGTAAAAACTTGTCTGGGTTCTGGCCCTGTTGTCATGGCAGGCTTGAGTTTGTGCTCCACTGGAGGCGTGGCTGTGGATGAGTGGTTGTGAGCACTGGTGATGAGTAATCCTTCTCACTCACAGATGGTGAAGGGGGATCCACACTGAACTAGCACCCAGTCGACCAATTCTTGAAATGTCCCTTGAGGGCAGTCTCCAGGCAGGCAGAAAAAAgacacagaaaaacacacacaggctGGTATCATCATTGTGGACGAGATGAAACAGGTCTATGAAGTCCTGTGTGTGTTCCTTGAGGGAACGACCCCCCTGTGAAAGGATGAGGATTTGTACTGCCGCTAGTTCTGTTGGGTTCTGTCTTTCTGTCACAATGTGGTTGATGCCAAGATGAGGAGTTTCTTATGCAGTTTCTTATTTATTAACAAACTCAAAAAATAACAAAGGTGCTCAATATATGCTGGAATCTAAAACTGCAAACAGAACAACCAGCTAAAAGCAACGAAGATGGAACTGAGACTAACTAAAAACAGACTCAATATATACTAACACAAACTAATGAAcaaaatgagaaacaggtgCAATGCATAATCAATCAATGAAAAACCATGGTAACAAACACTAACACAGGCAACAGAACAGAAAACTAACTCAGAATACAACTCACTCAGATCAAACGTAACAGACATAATATTTCACATAGTTAtactattatataattatattgttgtatttattattatgtgAATACAAAGGTTGTTTTTAACAAACATGGctttaaaactttttgcaaTAAATGTGAGAATCATTTGTGGtcctttatttaatgttaataatattatGTTAATATGTTTTAGAGAGGATAAGTGAATAATTACAAACATCACATGTTTAGACTATGGAAGAACTTGCACTTTAGAGTTAATGagcagatattttaaataaaatttaactaGTTGACTTCAGTGGAATACATTCAATTCACActacttaaatatatttttacgtAACAGAACTCTTGCACTGAACTCACTGTTGTGTAATtgctcatgttttttttgttgtttttgttttgttttttttttggtagccTTTTTCCAGGACGCTAACAAATTGCTTCTAAACGAACAAGCTAACTGGGTGCATCTAAAGGAGTTTGCCCGGAAAAATGCTGCCAATGCTCTTTCTGTTGCCAACATGCTCATGGGCATGGCCTCAATCCTCTGCAGTCTCAACGGGTAGGCATTCATGCTTTTGATTTGTACTTCACAGAGAAAATCAAATGCATAAAGAAATATAACTTGAGTTTTTACTTTGAGAAAAATCTATTTGACTAGGTGACAATAACAATTCATTATGAGAATGTTGATACAGTGGAAGCAAGCTAAAAGGGATTTCAGCCAACAGCCAAAAAAAGTTTGAGCTTAAATTCAGTTTAATTTCTTTGACTTACTTGTAGATTTGTGCTTTCTTTCTTTATGTCCCTGCCACCATTGTTATTCACAGCCATCATCATGCTGCGTGCTGGCTGGTTCTGATCGGTTACCTGCTGGATTTGGCAGATGGAGCGGTTGCTAGGCAACTGAATGCCTGTTCTGCACTGGGTGAGTAGTGTTGAGTGTTCTTAAGTACAAGTGAGTGGGGCCAGGGGTGAGTCTTGTTGCTTTAGACGCTTCAGTCTccttatgaaaataaaataaaatgaagagcAAGGAATAAATTATCAGTTTAATAATTCAGACATAAACATGTAAAGAAAAGCAGTtggaaaattatattttgaaaagcaatttaaaattaatttaaaaaagcacTACATTTTGAAATACGGTGAGAAACAACGTTTCTCCAGGACCACAGTGCTACATAAAAACAACACCAGACTACAAGACCGTAGAAGACAAACCGATTGAAGTAGATTATATAAACTACTTGAATACTAGAAAGAACTTGAACTAAGAACTCAAATTTAGTAAGAATTAAATAAGTAGAATAAGGACTGAAACGTTTACACAGATAAACAGGACtacaaaaaaaattgcaaaaagtgTGGTATAGTACAAATACAAGAGCAAATAAGGCACAGTAAGGACAATgcagcattttaaagttaatttttaatttaaaatgatatggttttaaatatatatgttaatTTGTCCACAACACGTGCATACACACATGGATTTCCTCTTATCATCGTTCTTGCTCGTTCATCTTCATCGTTAATGAATTTTCTAAGTATGCTAAATGAGTGACCGTGTGCATGAGGTTAGAAATTTGCATGCCCAAACCATGTCCATATAAGGGCTTTCCGCACACTCTTTCCTTTCGCCGCTCTTAGCAAACATGACAGTCTGTAGAACATGCTCTCACCTTGAGCAATGCCAAGTGTGCCATCCTCCAAACAAGTTCAAACACAATAAACATCTTTAATAGAGACTCAGATTACAGACCTCTCATTAGCCAGCTGTACATAAGCGTATCTGCATCTTTATTTTAGAGGAAACTCGCAGCCCGAGCTATAACACCTTTTCTTACTcttttactgtgtgtgtgtatgtatatatatatatatatatatatatatatatatatatagtaaatgtATGTGTGAAATATGTGTAAAATTTCATCTTAACACATTTATAAGACCACGCAGAGTATGTGATTTTTGTGTGCGTGTGGTTTCAGTTGTTCCTATATTTAGAACAAAAGTTAGTGATGAATCTTGATTTGTTCATACGCAGATTTCACACACAAATCCGGGCGTATGCATGGTTAGTGAATGAGATTCTGTGTTCGTCTGCAAAATGCGTGAAGTTTTGTTTTCTAACCACTAGAGGATGGTTACAGtttctgtaaattaaataaataaataaataagcaggTTTTCTCTTTCAAACCACAAAACCAACTCTGTAGTGGGAAACCAGTGGACTGAATGCAGGTGGTCACGTCCACCCAGCTGCCTGAAATAGCTCCGCAATTCCCTGACAATGCCAAGTCACTTGTACTCTTGAGCTGCTTACTGTTGTTGCTCTGTTGTTCTGCATGACCTTCCTGATGGGTGTTGTTTTGCCTCCCTTTTATGGCAATCGAACAGTTCTTTGTGATGAAGCAGCCTAATTCAGGGGGATCATGTTCTGATTGTTTGTTTTATCCCGATGCTTTGGACCACCAACATATTTAACATTGCTCAAATTGTTGACCATGGAATTGGAATACCAGTCCACTTGTTTGGACACAAACCCAAATGTCCCAACCTGATGAACACATGCCCCCACCTGACTAGTGATAAAGAAAGTCCTGAATGTTGTTTATAGCTAATGATAATGAGCTTATTTTGGACTGGCATGAAGATTTATCtctatgtttttgttttcagatTGTATTAATAGTTCAAAGCTTTAAATAGGTCTTGCTCGGTGTGTTAACTGGAATGGAACAGATGGTCGACTGGTAATCCAACAACAGATTAATCGATTAGCATCACAATAACTGTCAGCACTAGTGATGGAAAGTCCAACTCATTTCCATCAATCGGTTcttgaaaataaaatgattaagcAACTCTGCGTTAAAGTTGTTTTAGGCCAACAAGTGCTGAGCTGTGATGCCAGTAACTcgtttcccatcatgctttgaaCCGCAGTGCCTAACTGTGAGCCAAAACTTGTGATTTTGGCATGTCAGCTAGTCTCAGTCTCAGATGTCACACTCACAGACCGTTGGCTGAATGTCTTATGTACACAAAATGGGAAACAATTCGGGAGTTTCAGAATCATTATGGAGACAGCCATCATGATGCCAAACCCCCTTATGGAAGAAGAAAGCGgtcatgtttacaactgtgacagtGAGCGCTTATCAGGATCAGCTAAATGCTGAATTCGTGACGCAGCGCcgttgttgcagtaaacttgcaaaAAGTCcttgaataaataatttattagatgcacagtggactgttattgtagggacatcgactttacattttcacacccctaaacatgacgcggAACAAACCAATTTAtgattggttgctttacatgttGGTCAGATGTCCTCTTGAGTGGTACTTGGCCAATGAAAACTGCGATGGAGTCCAGACTATCTGCACATGCATTTCTAGGTGGCACCCTTGGCAGTTGCTTTGAGtctgttttttctttctgtgtcttgtGCCAtgaattttgtatttttgatagtgtcaacaatgtgtttttgtttgtttgtttgtgttactGCAGGTGCAAAGTTGGATGATTTTGCTGATTTCACAACATTTGGAATAGCAACATCTCTCATCTTAAGGACACCTAGTCTACTGGATAACATCCTGTGCATGTTGTATGTGCTGTCTGTCTTTACTCGTCTCTGCTTCTTCTCTAGTGGTGAGGAACTTCCACCAAGCTTGTTTACATACAATACACACATAAGACTGTCTTTCGCTGAACCATTCTGATTGCCAACCCAAGTGAATCTCACTCATatataatgattattttaaaaagaacttaccacttttattcagcaaggatgcatcagATTGATCATATGTGACCGTAAACTTgggtaatgttacaaaagttttctattctgttcttttgaattatctattcaaagaatcctgaaaaaaaaatgtatctctatttcaacaaaaatattggTAATAAGAATTGTTTGAACACTAAATCAGCATGTtagcatgatttctgaaggatcatgtgacactgaagactggagtaatgatgctgaaaattcagctttgccatcacaggaataaattacaagtAAAGTAGTTTTTTGTACtacaattttacaatatttactgtatttttgatcaaatgcagccttggtgagcataagagacttctttcaaaaacctacaaacttttgaacggtgcATATCCCTAAATAAAGTGGCTGTCAGTTAGAGATATGTCTGCTGTTTTCTGCAGGAATCCCGTTCATGTACCGTGGGCTACCATGCATCTACTCCTCTGCCATCCTAGTGTGTGTTTCTCTGCTCACTGGAGGAAATATGGCAGTACTGAGAATCCTAGCAGTGGCCATGATTATCTTCATGGTCAGTCAGAACTTCTACCCACATGACAGAGTACTGGAGTCTCAGGCCTGGAAGAAGGTGATCTACATCGGAGGTAAAGCCGATAACCACTAAATGGCAAACtaataaattaaagttaaatattTACCAATTTTCACCAAATAATTgcattcaacttttttttttttttttttttctgtttaggAGTTGCCATGGTTTTTTGCTCATCCTTCCCTCCAGCTTGTGTTTACTACTTGTTATGGTCAGTTTCCTACATTCTGTTTCCAACAACCCTTTGGAGCTGCAAAGTGTAAAGGGGTAATGGCCTGCAAGGCTCACTCGACAGAGAAAACCCCCTTGTGCATCTGCAAAGGAAAATCAAACCAGTTTAGAAACTgagaaaaatcatatttttttttttgttttgag of the Megalobrama amblycephala isolate DHTTF-2021 linkage group LG24, ASM1881202v1, whole genome shotgun sequence genome contains:
- the tmem269 gene encoding transmembrane protein 269 isoform X4; protein product: MILLTPTSAFFQDANKLLLNEQANWVHLKEFARKNAANALSVANMLMGMASILCSLNGHHHAACWLVLIGYLLDLADGAVARQLNACSALGAKLDDFADFTTFGIATSLILRTPSLLDNILCMLYVLSVFTRLCFFSSGIPFMYRGLPCIYSSAILVCVSLLTGGNMAVLRILAVAMIIFMVSQNFYPHDRVLESQAWKKVIYIGGVAMVFCSSFPPACVYYLLWSVSYILFPTTLWSCKV
- the tmem269 gene encoding transmembrane protein 269 isoform X2; the encoded protein is MQICFIQMKIRLKSTGFGITSSSAFFQDANKLLLNEQANWVHLKEFARKNAANALSVANMLMGMASILCSLNGHHHAACWLVLIGYLLDLADGAVARQLNACSALGAKLDDFADFTTFGIATSLILRTPSLLDNILCMLYVLSVFTRLCFFSSGIPFMYRGLPCIYSSAILVCVSLLTGGNMAVLRILAVAMIIFMVSQNFYPHDRVLESQAWKKVIYIGGVAMVFCSSFPPACVYYLLWSVSYILFPTTLWSCKV
- the tmem269 gene encoding transmembrane protein 269 isoform X1 — encoded protein: MCCVSLTVFFQMKIRLKSTGFGITSSSAFFQDANKLLLNEQANWVHLKEFARKNAANALSVANMLMGMASILCSLNGHHHAACWLVLIGYLLDLADGAVARQLNACSALGAKLDDFADFTTFGIATSLILRTPSLLDNILCMLYVLSVFTRLCFFSSGIPFMYRGLPCIYSSAILVCVSLLTGGNMAVLRILAVAMIIFMVSQNFYPHDRVLESQAWKKVIYIGGVAMVFCSSFPPACVYYLLWSVSYILFPTTLWSCKV
- the tmem269 gene encoding transmembrane protein 269 isoform X3, coding for MKIRLKSTGFGITSSSAFFQDANKLLLNEQANWVHLKEFARKNAANALSVANMLMGMASILCSLNGHHHAACWLVLIGYLLDLADGAVARQLNACSALGAKLDDFADFTTFGIATSLILRTPSLLDNILCMLYVLSVFTRLCFFSSGIPFMYRGLPCIYSSAILVCVSLLTGGNMAVLRILAVAMIIFMVSQNFYPHDRVLESQAWKKVIYIGGVAMVFCSSFPPACVYYLLWSVSYILFPTTLWSCKV